A region of bacterium DNA encodes the following proteins:
- a CDS encoding CpsD/CapB family tyrosine-protein kinase — protein MSTKSRAGSGGLFDIESPMAIELRRIMIRIGRKIDLDRKRAIMITSAERGEGKSLFSLHFALVLAYHLPARILLVDADIRRPVQHTVFQHPLAPGFANLLGGDAKVADAVRTTKIKNLDFLAAGDPKGRPSRLFGGHNVRDMVAKLHETYDIILLDSPPTVPVSDPLHYLDAVDGCLFMVMAGHTPKDLSKRGVEILRSAGANILGVVANNLAEVLPYYYDQKYYGYEQSRKKRRA, from the coding sequence ATGAGCACGAAATCCCGTGCCGGCTCCGGTGGACTCTTCGACATCGAATCGCCCATGGCGATCGAGCTGCGCCGCATCATGATCCGGATCGGCCGCAAGATCGACCTGGACCGCAAGCGCGCGATCATGATCACCAGCGCCGAGCGGGGCGAGGGCAAGAGCCTGTTCTCCCTGCACTTCGCCCTGGTGCTGGCCTACCACCTGCCCGCCCGCATCCTCCTGGTCGACGCCGACATCCGGCGACCGGTGCAGCACACGGTCTTCCAGCACCCGCTGGCGCCGGGCTTCGCCAACCTGCTCGGCGGCGACGCCAAGGTGGCCGACGCGGTGCGCACGACCAAGATCAAGAACCTCGACTTCCTGGCGGCCGGCGACCCGAAGGGGCGGCCGAGCCGGCTCTTCGGCGGGCACAACGTGCGCGACATGGTGGCGAAGCTGCACGAGACCTACGACATCATCCTGCTCGATTCGCCGCCCACGGTGCCCGTGAGCGACCCCCTGCACTACCTCGACGCCGTGGACGGCTGTCTCTTCATGGTCATGGCCGGCCACACGCCCAAGGACCTGTCCAAGCGCGGGGTCGAGATACTTCGCAGCGCCGGCGCGAACATCCTCGGCGTGGTGGCCAACAATCTGGCCGAGGTGCTGCCCTACTACTACGACCAGAAGTACTACGGATACGAGCAGTCCCGGAAGAAGCGGCGGGCGTAG